In the genome of Anabas testudineus chromosome 4, fAnaTes1.2, whole genome shotgun sequence, one region contains:
- the lrrc41 gene encoding leucine-rich repeat-containing protein 41 isoform X1, whose product MRETARGAQQELCLKLICFQAVREHLASAAVSIKAVLDLPTPLIQDLLPHLTVCQLDELQPELNGRGISTYPGWVKVLREIYGPHHAIDLHTEEEAKHETMRMLFTLVFYGFRNHFIIKNAANLNTPAFLWAAAKCIKHFVFITNSHNPLQSLTAERRPLLKLLEKRIRSVAISQSIDISKRKSQTALYVLHRLLDHGMVKEVVIHVQCPILLAWLLHRRGTRYVNPELDNLMNGKRAGCTSQTASASTDSVGCSPYPETRASEDQDDEGIPCKRLKLNSASVEEESGKANLTVNLQSLCHASPSANVCPWGQICCLEIRHCGSESLKVLNSALPTFFCLRSLTLHSFSTFRDVDVLDLAKALKQLSESSCSSLTNLSISVLPYTSLMEILLEASPKVISLQVEIQSVMWGPPLPSHHPRTAKSKLPELPLEKLTVKVAELQTDLHFITSVLRRSPHLTSLHIAGLRLPSGCSQGQLLTTLSEVNPCLRSLNLEDMKLSDCLPEILHLLSNCKLEELRFNDCRLLEKWSNKEESLNQLVAALKMVPCLQTLSLAQNRIARSVHVLAELFSGSSSSVKRLDLSSNFIQPAELLEFTRRLRKHRPLHRLTLDLRKNPGDRDPNMWNVALKELRLFCVVLVEGWNSTDTMVDHVSNM is encoded by the exons atgcGCGAAACAGCTCGTGGAGCTCAGCAGGAGTTATGTCTGAAGCTAATATGTTTCCAAGCTGTCAGGGAACATTTAGCATCAGCAGCTGTGAGCATTAAGGCTGTTCTTG ATCTTCCAACGCCTCTCATTCAGGATCTTCTTCCTCACCTGACTGTCTGTCAGCTGGATGAGCTCCAACCTGAGTTAAATGGCAGGG GGATATCAACTTACCCTGGATGGGTGAAAGTTCTACGGGAAATATATGGACCTCACCAT GCAATAGACTtgcacacagaagaagaggcCAAACATGAAACTATGAGAATGCTTTTCACACTTGTATTCTATGGCTTCAGAAACCACTTCATCATAAAAAACGCTGCAAATTTAAACACACCAGCCTTTCTGTGGGCTGCAgctaaatgtataaaacattttgtgtttattacaaaCTCACATAATCCTCTTCAAAGTTTAACTGCTGAGCGGAGGCCTCTATTGAAGCTCTTAGAAAAGCGTATCAGGAGTGTTGCCATATCACAGTCCATCGACATTTCAAAAAGGAAGTCACAAACTGCATTGTATGTACTCCATCGCCTTCTAGACCATGGAATGGTTAAAGAAGTTGTTATACATGTACAGTGTCCTATCTTGCTGGCCTGGCTCCTACATAGAAGGGGAACTCGATATGTAAATCCTGAGCTGGACAACTTAATGAATGGCAAAAGGGCAGGTTGTACTTCCCAAACGGCTTCAGCCAGCACAGACAGCGTGGGTTGCAGTCCATATCCGGAGACCAGGGCCTCAGAAGATCAGGATGATGAAGGCATTCCATGTAAACGCTTAAAGCTCAATTCTGCGTCTGTGGAGGAGGAATCTGGAAAAGCAAACTTAACTGTGAACCTACAGAGTCTGTGTCACGCTAGTCCCTCAGCAAACGTTTGTCCATGGGGGCAGATTTGCTGTCTGGAGATCAGACATTGTGGCTCTGAATCCCTCAAAGTACTGAACTCTGCGCTGCCTACATTCTTCTGCCTTCGTTCTTTAACACTTCACAGCTTTT CAACCTTCAGGGATGTTGATGTGTTGGACTTAGCCAAAGCCTTGAAGCAGTTGTCTGAAAGCTCCTGCAGCTCCCTCACTAATCTCAGCATCAGCGTCTTACCATACACCAGTCTCATGGAGATCCTGCTGGAAGCAAGCCCCAAAGTTATATCTCTCCAAGTTGAGATCCAGTCTGTGATGTGGGGACCACCCTTGCCTTCACATCATCCGAGGACTGCTAAGTCAAAGCTGCCAG AGCTGCCCCTGGAGAAGCTGACAGTTAAAGTAGCTGAGCTCCAAACGGATCTTCACTTCATCACATCTGTGCTGAGACGCTCCCCACATCTAACCTCGCTACACATAGCCGGGTTAAGATTACCATCTGGCTGCTCTCAAGGCCAGCTCCTCACCACTCTATCAG AGGTCAACCCCTGTTTGAGGAGCCTCAACCTCGAAGACATGAAGCTGTCTGATTGTCTCCCTGAGATCCTACATCTTCTGAGCAACTGCAAGCTGGAAG AGCTGCGGTTTAATGACTGCCGTCTTCTTGAGAAATGGAGCAACAAGGAGGAGAGTTTGAATCAGTTGGTTGCTGCTCTGAAGATGGTGCCCTGCCTCCAAACACTCAGCCTGGCTCAGAATCGGATTG CCAGGAGCGTGCACGTGTTGGCAGAGCTGTTCTCAGGCTCATCTAGCTCAGTGAAACGTCTCGACCTCAG CTCTAACTTCATTCAGCCGGCTGAGCTGCTGGAGTTTACCAGGAGACTGAGGAAACATCGTCCCCTACACCGATTAACCCTTGACCTCAGGAAGAACCCAGGGGATCGAGATCCCAACATGTGGAATGTTGCACTGAAGGAGCTGCGTCTGTTCTGTGTTGTACTGGTTGAAGGATGGAATTCCACCGACACCATGGTGGACCATGTCAGCAACATGTGA
- the lrrc41 gene encoding leucine-rich repeat-containing protein 41 isoform X2: protein MRETARGAQQELCLKLICFQAVREHLASAAVSIKAVLDLPTPLIQDLLPHLTVCQLDELQPELNGRGISTYPGWVKVLREIYGPHHAIDLHTEEEAKHETMRMLFTLVFYGFRNHFIIKNAANLNTPAFLWAAAKCIKHFVFITNSHNPLQSLTAERRPLLKLLEKRIRSVAISQSIDISKRKSQTALYVLHRLLDHGMVKEVVIHVQCPILLAWLLHRRGTRYVNPELDNLMNGKRAGCTSQTASASTDSVGCSPYPETRASEDQDDEGIPCKRLKLNSASVEEESGKANLTVNLQSLCHASPSANVCPWGQICCLEIRHCGSESLKVLNSALPTFFCLRSLTLHSFSTFRDVDVLDLAKALKQLSESSCSSLTNLSISVLPYTSLMEILLEASPKVISLQVEIQSVMWGPPLPSHHPRTAKSKLPELPLEKLTVKVAELQTDLHFITSVLRRSPHLTSLHIAGLRLPSGCSQGQLLTTLSEVNPCLRSLNLEDMKLSDCLPEILHLLSNCKLEELRFNDCRLLEKWSNKEESLNQLVAALKMVPCLQTLSLAQNRIALTSFSRLSCWSLPGD, encoded by the exons atgcGCGAAACAGCTCGTGGAGCTCAGCAGGAGTTATGTCTGAAGCTAATATGTTTCCAAGCTGTCAGGGAACATTTAGCATCAGCAGCTGTGAGCATTAAGGCTGTTCTTG ATCTTCCAACGCCTCTCATTCAGGATCTTCTTCCTCACCTGACTGTCTGTCAGCTGGATGAGCTCCAACCTGAGTTAAATGGCAGGG GGATATCAACTTACCCTGGATGGGTGAAAGTTCTACGGGAAATATATGGACCTCACCAT GCAATAGACTtgcacacagaagaagaggcCAAACATGAAACTATGAGAATGCTTTTCACACTTGTATTCTATGGCTTCAGAAACCACTTCATCATAAAAAACGCTGCAAATTTAAACACACCAGCCTTTCTGTGGGCTGCAgctaaatgtataaaacattttgtgtttattacaaaCTCACATAATCCTCTTCAAAGTTTAACTGCTGAGCGGAGGCCTCTATTGAAGCTCTTAGAAAAGCGTATCAGGAGTGTTGCCATATCACAGTCCATCGACATTTCAAAAAGGAAGTCACAAACTGCATTGTATGTACTCCATCGCCTTCTAGACCATGGAATGGTTAAAGAAGTTGTTATACATGTACAGTGTCCTATCTTGCTGGCCTGGCTCCTACATAGAAGGGGAACTCGATATGTAAATCCTGAGCTGGACAACTTAATGAATGGCAAAAGGGCAGGTTGTACTTCCCAAACGGCTTCAGCCAGCACAGACAGCGTGGGTTGCAGTCCATATCCGGAGACCAGGGCCTCAGAAGATCAGGATGATGAAGGCATTCCATGTAAACGCTTAAAGCTCAATTCTGCGTCTGTGGAGGAGGAATCTGGAAAAGCAAACTTAACTGTGAACCTACAGAGTCTGTGTCACGCTAGTCCCTCAGCAAACGTTTGTCCATGGGGGCAGATTTGCTGTCTGGAGATCAGACATTGTGGCTCTGAATCCCTCAAAGTACTGAACTCTGCGCTGCCTACATTCTTCTGCCTTCGTTCTTTAACACTTCACAGCTTTT CAACCTTCAGGGATGTTGATGTGTTGGACTTAGCCAAAGCCTTGAAGCAGTTGTCTGAAAGCTCCTGCAGCTCCCTCACTAATCTCAGCATCAGCGTCTTACCATACACCAGTCTCATGGAGATCCTGCTGGAAGCAAGCCCCAAAGTTATATCTCTCCAAGTTGAGATCCAGTCTGTGATGTGGGGACCACCCTTGCCTTCACATCATCCGAGGACTGCTAAGTCAAAGCTGCCAG AGCTGCCCCTGGAGAAGCTGACAGTTAAAGTAGCTGAGCTCCAAACGGATCTTCACTTCATCACATCTGTGCTGAGACGCTCCCCACATCTAACCTCGCTACACATAGCCGGGTTAAGATTACCATCTGGCTGCTCTCAAGGCCAGCTCCTCACCACTCTATCAG AGGTCAACCCCTGTTTGAGGAGCCTCAACCTCGAAGACATGAAGCTGTCTGATTGTCTCCCTGAGATCCTACATCTTCTGAGCAACTGCAAGCTGGAAG AGCTGCGGTTTAATGACTGCCGTCTTCTTGAGAAATGGAGCAACAAGGAGGAGAGTTTGAATCAGTTGGTTGCTGCTCTGAAGATGGTGCCCTGCCTCCAAACACTCAGCCTGGCTCAGAATCGGATTG CTCTAACTTCATTCAGCCGGCTGAGCTGCTGGAGTTTACCAGGAGACTGA
- the rad54l gene encoding DNA repair and recombination protein RAD54-like isoform X1, producing MRRSLAPSQVAKRKQAGDSEDDDWTCTVEKRRKGDSEMRESHISPFRKPLMQLNYSPTCVDGDKHEAFIRSILSKPFKIPIPNYTGSLGIRALGLKRAGVRKALHDPFAEDALVLYEPPILSAHDLIKADKEKLPVHVVVDPVLGKVLRPHQREGVKFLWECVTGRRIPGSFGCIMADEMGLGKTLQCIALMWTLLRQSPDAKPEIDKAIVVSPSSLVRNWYNEVGKWLGGRVTPVAIDGGSKDDIDRQLVNFISQHGLRVPTPILIISYETFRLHAEVLHKGKVGLVICDEGHRLKNSDNQTYQALNSMSAQRRVLISGTPIQNDLLEYFSLVHFVNAGILGTAQEFKKRFELPILKGRDADASDKDRQAGEEKLKELISIVNRCLIRRTSDILSKYLPVKIEQVVCCRLTPLQTELYKRFLRQAKPIETLQEGKINVSSLSSITSLKKLCNHPALIYDKCVEREEGFEGALDLFPPSYNTKAVEPQLSGKMLVLDYILAMTRTTTSDKVVLVSNYTQTLDLFEKLCRSRRYLYVRLDGTMSIKKRAKIVEKFNNPANPEFIFMLSSKAGGCGLNLIGANRLVMFDPDWNPANDEQAMARVWRDGQKKTCYIYRLLSTGTIEEKILQRQAHKKALSSCVVDEEQDVERHFSLGELRELFTLNEETTSDTHDKFRCRRCVNSREVRSPPDDLDCTSDLSQWNHCFDKKGLRDQVLKASWDAAVSFVFHQHSHKEQKGVV from the exons atg AGGAGGAGTCTCGCTCCCAGTCAAGTTGCTAAACGGAAGCAAGCAGGAGACAGTGAGGACGATGACTGGACATGTACAGTA gaaaaaagaagaaaaggtgaTAGTGAGATGAGGGAAAGCCATATTTCTCCTTTCAGAAAGCCTCTGATGCAGCTTAATTACAGCCCTACGTGTGTGGATGGTGACAAACAT GAAGCATTTATTCGAAGTATCCTCTCTAAGCCATTTAAAATTCCTATCCCAAATTACACAG GCTCACTTGGAATCAGGGCACTTGGTCTGAAGCGCGCAGGAGTAAGAAAAGCACTTCACGATCCTTTTGCAGAAGATGCTTTGGTTCTTTATGAGCCACCAATCCTGAGTGCTCATGACTTGATCAAAGCTGACAA AGAAAAACTTCCAGTCCATGTTGTTGTGGATCCAGTTTTAGGAAAAGTGCTGAGACCTCACCAGAGAGAG GGTGTGAAGTTCCTGTGGGAGTGCGTTACAGGCCGGCGCATACCAGGATCATTCGGCTGCATCATGGCTGATGAAATGGGCCTGGGGAAGACTTTGCAGTGTATCGCCCTTATGTGGACACTGCTGCGCCAAAGCCCTGATGCTAAGCCAGAGATAGACAAGGCCATTGTGGTTTCACCTTCCAGCCTGGTTCGCAACTGGTACAATGAAGTAGGAAAGTGGCTGGGAGGACGAGTCACACCAGTGGCCATCGACGGAGGTTCAAAGGATGACATAGACAGGCAGCTAG TCAACTTTATCTCTCAGCATGGTTTGAGAGTTCCAACTCCAATCCTGATCATTTCATATGAGACATTTCGACTGCACGCTGAGGTTTTGCACAAGGGCAAAGTTGGACTGGTCATCTGTGATGAG GGCCACCGGCTAAAGAACTCTGACAACCAGACATACCAGGCTCTGAATTCTATGAGTGCCCAGAGGAGAGTGCTGATATCAGGCACCCCCATCCAGAATGATCTGCTGGAGTACTTCAGCCTGGTCCATTTTGTTAATGCTGGAATCCTTG GTACAGCCCAGGAGTTTAAAAAACGATTTGAGCTTCCCATCCTCAAGGGTCGAGATGCAGATGCCAGTGATAAAGACAGACAGGCTGGAGAGGAGAAACTCAAGGAGCTGATCAGCATTGTTAACAG GTGTTTGATAAGAAGAACATCAGACATCTTGTCTAAGTACCTTCCTGTGAAAATTGAGCAGGTTGTGTGTTGCAG GCTGACTCCTCTGCAGACAGAGCTCTATAAGCGCTTCCTAAGGCAGGCCAAACCTATTGAGACGCTACAAGAAGGCAAAATAAATGTCTCCTCCCTGTCTTCCATCACGTCGCTAAAGAAACTGTGCAATC ACCCAGCACTCATCTATGACAAATGTGTGGAGCGTGAGGAGGGCTTTGAGGGGGCATTGGATCTGTTTCCACCCAGCTACAACACTAAAGCTGTGGAGCCTCAGCTCTCTG GGAAAATGCTGGTTCTTGATTATATCCTGGCAATGACGAGGACGACAACTAGTGACAAGGTGGTGCTTGTTTCCAACTACACTCAGACACTGGACCTGTTTGAAAAACTATGCAGATCTAGAAG ATACCTCTATGTTCGACTGGATGGTACAATGTCCATCAAGAAAAGGGCCAAGATTGTGGAGAAATTCAACAATCCAGCT AATCCAGAGTTTATCTTCATGCTGAGCAGCAAGGCTGGAGGATGTGGCCTGAATCTAATTGGAGCTAATCGTTTGGTGATGTTTGATCCTGACTGGAATCCAGCCAATGACGAGCAGGCAATGGCACGGGTGTGGAGAGACGGCCAAAAGAAGACATGCTACATCTACAGACTCCTCTCT ACGGGGACAATCGAGGAGAAGATCCTGCAGAGGCAGGCCCATAAGAAAGCCCTGAGCAGCTGCGTGGTGGATGAGGAGCAGGACGTGGAGCGTCACTTCTCACTGGGGGAACTACGAGAACTCTTCACTCTTAACGAGGAGACCACCAGCGACACACATGACAA GTTTCGCTGTCGCCGCTGTGTAAACAGTAGAGAGGTTCGGTCTCCGCCAGATGACTTAGACTGTACCAGTGACCTTTCCCAGTGGAACCACTGCTTTGACAAGAAGGGCCTGAGAGACCAAGTGTTGAAAGCCTCCTGGGATGCTGCAGTCTCCTTTGTCTTCCACCAGCACTCTCACAAGGAGCAGAAGGGTGTGGTATAG
- the rad54l gene encoding DNA repair and recombination protein RAD54-like isoform X2: MRESHISPFRKPLMQLNYSPTCVDGDKHEAFIRSILSKPFKIPIPNYTGSLGIRALGLKRAGVRKALHDPFAEDALVLYEPPILSAHDLIKADKEKLPVHVVVDPVLGKVLRPHQREGVKFLWECVTGRRIPGSFGCIMADEMGLGKTLQCIALMWTLLRQSPDAKPEIDKAIVVSPSSLVRNWYNEVGKWLGGRVTPVAIDGGSKDDIDRQLVNFISQHGLRVPTPILIISYETFRLHAEVLHKGKVGLVICDEGHRLKNSDNQTYQALNSMSAQRRVLISGTPIQNDLLEYFSLVHFVNAGILGTAQEFKKRFELPILKGRDADASDKDRQAGEEKLKELISIVNRCLIRRTSDILSKYLPVKIEQVVCCRLTPLQTELYKRFLRQAKPIETLQEGKINVSSLSSITSLKKLCNHPALIYDKCVEREEGFEGALDLFPPSYNTKAVEPQLSGKMLVLDYILAMTRTTTSDKVVLVSNYTQTLDLFEKLCRSRRYLYVRLDGTMSIKKRAKIVEKFNNPANPEFIFMLSSKAGGCGLNLIGANRLVMFDPDWNPANDEQAMARVWRDGQKKTCYIYRLLSTGTIEEKILQRQAHKKALSSCVVDEEQDVERHFSLGELRELFTLNEETTSDTHDKFRCRRCVNSREVRSPPDDLDCTSDLSQWNHCFDKKGLRDQVLKASWDAAVSFVFHQHSHKEQKGVV; encoded by the exons ATGAGGGAAAGCCATATTTCTCCTTTCAGAAAGCCTCTGATGCAGCTTAATTACAGCCCTACGTGTGTGGATGGTGACAAACAT GAAGCATTTATTCGAAGTATCCTCTCTAAGCCATTTAAAATTCCTATCCCAAATTACACAG GCTCACTTGGAATCAGGGCACTTGGTCTGAAGCGCGCAGGAGTAAGAAAAGCACTTCACGATCCTTTTGCAGAAGATGCTTTGGTTCTTTATGAGCCACCAATCCTGAGTGCTCATGACTTGATCAAAGCTGACAA AGAAAAACTTCCAGTCCATGTTGTTGTGGATCCAGTTTTAGGAAAAGTGCTGAGACCTCACCAGAGAGAG GGTGTGAAGTTCCTGTGGGAGTGCGTTACAGGCCGGCGCATACCAGGATCATTCGGCTGCATCATGGCTGATGAAATGGGCCTGGGGAAGACTTTGCAGTGTATCGCCCTTATGTGGACACTGCTGCGCCAAAGCCCTGATGCTAAGCCAGAGATAGACAAGGCCATTGTGGTTTCACCTTCCAGCCTGGTTCGCAACTGGTACAATGAAGTAGGAAAGTGGCTGGGAGGACGAGTCACACCAGTGGCCATCGACGGAGGTTCAAAGGATGACATAGACAGGCAGCTAG TCAACTTTATCTCTCAGCATGGTTTGAGAGTTCCAACTCCAATCCTGATCATTTCATATGAGACATTTCGACTGCACGCTGAGGTTTTGCACAAGGGCAAAGTTGGACTGGTCATCTGTGATGAG GGCCACCGGCTAAAGAACTCTGACAACCAGACATACCAGGCTCTGAATTCTATGAGTGCCCAGAGGAGAGTGCTGATATCAGGCACCCCCATCCAGAATGATCTGCTGGAGTACTTCAGCCTGGTCCATTTTGTTAATGCTGGAATCCTTG GTACAGCCCAGGAGTTTAAAAAACGATTTGAGCTTCCCATCCTCAAGGGTCGAGATGCAGATGCCAGTGATAAAGACAGACAGGCTGGAGAGGAGAAACTCAAGGAGCTGATCAGCATTGTTAACAG GTGTTTGATAAGAAGAACATCAGACATCTTGTCTAAGTACCTTCCTGTGAAAATTGAGCAGGTTGTGTGTTGCAG GCTGACTCCTCTGCAGACAGAGCTCTATAAGCGCTTCCTAAGGCAGGCCAAACCTATTGAGACGCTACAAGAAGGCAAAATAAATGTCTCCTCCCTGTCTTCCATCACGTCGCTAAAGAAACTGTGCAATC ACCCAGCACTCATCTATGACAAATGTGTGGAGCGTGAGGAGGGCTTTGAGGGGGCATTGGATCTGTTTCCACCCAGCTACAACACTAAAGCTGTGGAGCCTCAGCTCTCTG GGAAAATGCTGGTTCTTGATTATATCCTGGCAATGACGAGGACGACAACTAGTGACAAGGTGGTGCTTGTTTCCAACTACACTCAGACACTGGACCTGTTTGAAAAACTATGCAGATCTAGAAG ATACCTCTATGTTCGACTGGATGGTACAATGTCCATCAAGAAAAGGGCCAAGATTGTGGAGAAATTCAACAATCCAGCT AATCCAGAGTTTATCTTCATGCTGAGCAGCAAGGCTGGAGGATGTGGCCTGAATCTAATTGGAGCTAATCGTTTGGTGATGTTTGATCCTGACTGGAATCCAGCCAATGACGAGCAGGCAATGGCACGGGTGTGGAGAGACGGCCAAAAGAAGACATGCTACATCTACAGACTCCTCTCT ACGGGGACAATCGAGGAGAAGATCCTGCAGAGGCAGGCCCATAAGAAAGCCCTGAGCAGCTGCGTGGTGGATGAGGAGCAGGACGTGGAGCGTCACTTCTCACTGGGGGAACTACGAGAACTCTTCACTCTTAACGAGGAGACCACCAGCGACACACATGACAA GTTTCGCTGTCGCCGCTGTGTAAACAGTAGAGAGGTTCGGTCTCCGCCAGATGACTTAGACTGTACCAGTGACCTTTCCCAGTGGAACCACTGCTTTGACAAGAAGGGCCTGAGAGACCAAGTGTTGAAAGCCTCCTGGGATGCTGCAGTCTCCTTTGTCTTCCACCAGCACTCTCACAAGGAGCAGAAGGGTGTGGTATAG